The following DNA comes from Vespula pensylvanica isolate Volc-1 chromosome 5, ASM1446617v1, whole genome shotgun sequence.
TAAGATCATAATtgtgagaaaaatattatgattcGTTTTATAAACTTAATTTAggctctttatatattttagataacTATTATCACAGATTATGGAAATGCAACATATAAGAAATTGagtagtaatatttatattgtccTATCTTAACATTCAAGatacatacaatatttatatcaatggATACCTACGAATACGACATAATCATACGTCATCCAAGATGTATAATTTACTTGGATGTTGATTATTTCTATGCACAAGTCGAAATGTTGCAACACCCAGAATTTGAAGGGAAGCCATTTGGTGTTCAACAGAAAAATATGGTTGTTACAAGCAATTATATAGCTCGAGAATATGGTATCAAAAAATGGATGTCGGTACAAGAAGCCTTAAGTTTGTGTCCTGATTTGGTCTTAGTAAATGGGGAAGACTTAACGATATATCGTCAATATTCTGCAAAAATAATGGATATTTTACATCAATTTACTCCATTAATCGAAAGGTTAGGCTTGGATGACAACTTCTTGGATATAACATCGAtcgtacaaaaatatatttcatctaaTAGCGagtcaaatgaaaatataaatgattccACTGAAGATGATTCAAATGAAATAGTTGGTAACGTGTTTGAAATAACTGATGAAGAATGCCCTTGTGGTTGTCATTTACGATTAGCCATTGCATCCAGAATTGTATCTGAAATAAGAAGTCGAATTCAGAaggaattaaatattacatgcAGTGCTGGAATTGcacataataaattattagcgAAGCTATCAGGATCTCTTTATAAGCCCAATCAACAAACACTAGTATACCCTTGTAGTGCGTCAAAGTTATTATCCTCTTTAGGTTCTGTATCTAAAATACCCGGAGTCGGACAAAAAACTAAAGAACTAttgatatcaaaaaatatagaaactgTTGAAGATTTGCGTAAAATACCACTGCATGATCTAGAATTAAAGATTGGTAAAGATCTggcgagaaaattaaaagataatgcGGAAGGTATAGATGAAACTGCTGTAAAACCATCTACAAAAAAACAATCTATTGGTTTAGAAGATGGCTTTAAAAGTGTTTCTTTAGTGGGTGAAGTGGAGTCACGACTCAGTGCATTGTTACGAAGATTAACTGAGTTAGCCACTGAAGATGGTAGAATTCCAATTGCCATGAGAATAACAGTAAGAAAGCACGATTTCAATAAGCCTAAAAGAGAGACCAGACAGTGCGCTTTACCAAAACATTTGCTTCCTTCCACTAAATCTGGTGTTTACGACCATGCTAAAATGTTAACACTAGCTATGAAACTATTTCATCGCGCAGTTGATATTTCTAAACCATTTCACTTGACTCTTTTGGGAGTGGCTTTTACAAAGTTTGAAGAAAGATCTTACGGTCGTAGTAGTATTACTTCTTTCTTACGAAAACAAGTAGCTGTTCAATCTATTTTGGACATAAGTTCAGAGGAAGGTATTTGTGACATTAGTTTGGGATCACCTATGAGTATAAATCAGGATAGTAACGATAGCTCTGAACATTCCTTGTCCGCAACAAGTTTGGCAAATTCATTATCTGGTATTAATGGATCTCCAATCTCAAAATTGACGATTGGTAGCAACCAATGTACGGAAGATGATTTATTAAGCGAGGTAGAACCACAgttgaaaaaaacaaaattagaaGTATGGTTAAATGGTCGTAGAGAAACGCCCAGCAACGAAATGGCAAGTTTAAGGCTTGGACCTTCGCCGATGCAAATATCACCAAAAATGGATAACACAGTTCTTAAGACCTTACCTATCGATTTACAAAGAGAAGTCAGTCGACCTTGGCCCACAACCAGCAAACCTAAACCAAAcaatatacttaaatattttatagctaATAAGTGACCGAATTATGTGGCCTATTATATATTAAGGccattttttacatatattttcatgaCTTCAACATTAGATGGCAGCATCTTGAGACTCATTAGAAACGTATTAGTCTCATTTAAAATAAActgtattaaattataaatttaaatactcTAGAATTGAATGTTCTAAATCCATATATTGCATACAATGACATTAATGTAATGTGTTGCCTTATTTGTACAAATCAAGACTGTTGCATACACTATtgtaaaaaatcataattcaATCACACACTTCTGATATAAAATATGGTAAAATAATTCGCGTTTAAAATTTTGATGAATATAagcatttaataatatattatataagtacaataaataattatatatttaacgttaCTTTtggatgaaatattaataatggcACATGTATTCTTTCAGAGCAGTTTCATaggaaacaaaaacaaaagcatTATGAAATGTTAAGAAGGTGCTGACATTTgactttgtattttatatgtaatggataaataattatatattttaaaattataagaaaaatttatatttttagtacTGTTAATGCTACactgtaatatatacaaatattacaaaaatcatCACGTGCACACGTTGTTATCTGTACCATTCGAAATAACTAAGAATAAGTAATATTCGTTTGAAACGTTTACATAAGTATCTAAACACGAgcaaattttatcgaaataaattcaacgtTATAATGTGTGTTTCAAAACTTCTTAGAcaatctattaaaataattgattgtaATCGTTATAtggattatgaaaaaatatatatataacgtttggttactattatatattaataaagaaatatttaaaaaaaaaaaacaaaaaaaaagaaacagatgaTTCTCCTCGGAACGTCATAAATAAAGTCAAAATAGTACAATCCTTACGCCACTAGTTAGCGTTTTTCATCGATGGATTATTCTAAAAGTATTGCTAACTATTCGTATACtgatttaatttgataaataaaagatcgttAGAATACtttaatatgataatttcACTTACATttgtgagaaaaagatataaagatttatgaaaatttatacatttttatcatttattttaacctTTCACGATAAGTTGCTAACTTCGCTTTCTATTCGTGCGTAATGATGTACAGTTGAATACAATGGAAATACAACACTATGTggcaatttttaaaattttattctaacgATGATATATTATCTGttctttaaatgaatttttttatttcccctgTTAAAGTGGtaagtatttttcatttcatattaaaatggAATGTtggtaatattattgttatgaatatctacaaatatttcgttttctaaacatttatttttaacacgttttcattttatttacagGGTAGCATAGATATTTTGCAATAAATTCATTtgatcttatataaaataagatcttaaaaaaaaaaaaatcatttttaactaTTTATTGAAAACAGAATAGTTTAAACTTGTCATATATCAATGTCATTGGAagattggaagaaaaaagaaaaattatgttatGCTTCAcaagaaaatatgataaatacagTTCAAGAGGAAATGTTTCCGTATGTTTCTGAAGAGGTAGAGGTTAGAACATCTACAGATATCGAAGATGAAGTACAAAACAGAGGCGGTAACGTAAGACCTCTACAACCATCGGATAGCTATAATGGAGCTATAAGAGACACTTATATTTGGTCTCAGACGATCACTGACATAGATGTACTTGTAAAGCTTCCAAAGTCGCCTTTAAAAGCCAAGGATCTTCGAGTTAGTATAGAAACACAAAGAATAAAGATTGAAGCGACGCAGAGACACGAAACATGCAATAAAAGTACCAAAGATCCCAAATGGACTACTATCTTTGAGGGtgaactaatatttaaaacgaagaaagatgaGTCTGTATGGAGTTTAGTATCTGGATATGTCAGTGTGCGTTGAAACAAGTTGAGAGGCACTGGATACAATATGTTGGAGTATGGATAGGAAGTATCTAAGTGTCTAAGTAGCTAAGCATTGTGAGCTTATCTTCTGTTTGTAGATACACCTTGAGAAAGTATCCGAACGATGGTGGGATGCCCTTATTATGGAAGAACCTAAGATAGAgctaaataaaatagattgtTCAAGAAATCTAGATGAAATGGGTTTGACAGAGCAAATGAAGGTAGAAGAATTAATGTGGAATCATCAACAAAAACTTCTTGGCAAACCTACGTCAGATCAATTGGTAATTCGATGTATAGAAAAGCTCAATGATTTTACATATTACACGGATTCGTAAATAAATACCTCTTTCCAGAAAATGGAAGCAATTATGAAGAAAGCATGGAACGCAAAGGGATCACCTTTCCAAGGTACATCGTACGATCCGtccataataaaatttaattgaaactaattaaatataaaacacatGCAAGAAGCTTCATTGTTTTATAACGTTTGTTAAGAATTAAAGTTTCCGAAAGGTCAACTTTATcattactatataatatattatgattttcTAAAAGATTAAACAAGATTGAGTTTTGTTAAACTAGATCGTCATATAACATACATTTCTTTCTAAACGTTTAAACATAACGTTCGTATTTACTAAAGCGTACCATATCGCTAATAACGTGTCACGACATCGAACTTACCGCGTATGTTTACTTGTGGTAAACAACTCTCTCCACCTGCCGTTACGCCACCTAGAAGAATCAAGATACAATTACATATCTCCAATGGGTCCTGTCATGCCCACGGATTAGTTGGTTTCTCTCGAGAGCGTGTTGAGCACCGCTGTTGCGAGAAAAGAGACAGGTAACGTATCTACCTGCCTGAAGCTAAGTTCGCGTAAGTGGGGATCCCACTACTCttagtctttctctctccccctctcctaccccctctatctctctctctttcattcctttgctccctctcttttcttctctctctccttggGTCCAAGCTTTTCTCCGAGGTGAGGATCGGGCCGTTAGTCTCGTGTCGTAGGAGAGAGCGGTGGTAATGCGTACCGCGAAGTATCGCGTTCGACGAACAGCAACGAACAACTAATCTCAATCGATCTCGATCAACGAACCTAGAACGTAGcgtgtaatttttaatatccagtggtgtattttttttttttaattattgaaaaatatttctcgatctcgactctttttttctgagaGAGTAGAaccacgagagagagaaagagagaaagagagagagaaagagcgagagagagagagagagagagagagagaggagcagTTGGTTCGTGGACCGGATTGGTGAactcattctatctctttctctctcgtgccTATATCACAGATAGGATTCACGGATGAACCAAAGGCcgttttcttcatctttatattcttcttcgtacTCGTCCTCACCGTCGTAGCATTGTAACGGTATATACGGGGGTGAAGAAGTGCTCTCTCttggaaaattataataaaaatatttttggataaatatatatatatatatatatatatatatatatatacacacgtatatatattccaaagaaagaagaagataaagaagacaTCAGGATGCCTTGTTCCGCAGTAACGCTGTCCCTCGCGACCATAACCGGTATCATTGCCACTGCCCTCCTAGCGATTGCCTTCTCCACGGATAATTGGCTCTACACCGAGGTCAAGCGTGCCCAAATTCAGGTTCGTAGGACATCGCTCTTGACTTATGGAAATTTAACACCTTTTACGTGAGAACGATCCGTCGGCTAGCTTTTCGGAATGTCACGGTGCATGGCGTTCTTACGTTCtttcgacgaagagaaagaagataatacagagagagagagagagagagagaaaaagagagatcttctgatctttaaaagaaaagagaaagaagataaactacgttattcgttttatattaaacatctatttttatttatccgtTTATATGTTGAaacttttcaataattaatgcCGAATGATTCGATTTAACAGGTGGTTGtattttagataataaaagaaaaagaatagtagCTTTCAACGTTGTTGATGTAGGACGGTAGACAGgtagaagaattattattatccgaGGAATTCAAAAGAACACGCACGACGCGCTCGGAAACGAACTTAGAATGAATTTTGTGAGTGTAAACGTTTCAAAGGGCATCGTCGtgcgtaaaatattttttttcaaatttgaaCGACAACCGACGTTCCTTTATTTCTCACGCGTCcctaatattacaattttataacgtACATCgaacattgttttttttttttttttttttttttttttttaattattaatcgtactTTTTTCGCGATTCCAACTCGAGCGTAtcgaaaaattcttcgaaCTAGATTTTTCTATTCAATGCAAGCTAACTCTTcgcgtaattattttttgtttctttatattttgctttctttgttttgttttgtttttttttttttttttgaaaaataagttTCATGTAAATTAGTTATTCAAATGAGGATTGGATATAACAAGTTGCAGATGTATAATTGAAATCCTTGAGATACgactttctctgtctttctctctttctctctctctctctctctctctctctctcttcttcttcttttatcaattttataggTTATCTTCCGCATTTTACAAAGTA
Coding sequences within:
- the LOC122629074 gene encoding DNA polymerase iota-like, which gives rise to MDTYEYDIIIRHPRCIIYLDVDYFYAQVEMLQHPEFEGKPFGVQQKNMVVTSNYIAREYGIKKWMSVQEALSLCPDLVLVNGEDLTIYRQYSAKIMDILHQFTPLIERLGLDDNFLDITSIVQKYISSNSESNENINDSTEDDSNEIVGNVFEITDEECPCGCHLRLAIASRIVSEIRSRIQKELNITCSAGIAHNKLLAKLSGSLYKPNQQTLVYPCSASKLLSSLGSVSKIPGVGQKTKELLISKNIETVEDLRKIPLHDLELKIGKDLARKLKDNAEGIDETAVKPSTKKQSIGLEDGFKSVSLVGEVESRLSALLRRLTELATEDGRIPIAMRITVRKHDFNKPKRETRQCALPKHLLPSTKSGVYDHAKMLTLAMKLFHRAVDISKPFHLTLLGVAFTKFEERSYGRSSITSFLRKQVAVQSILDISSEEGICDISLGSPMSINQDSNDSSEHSLSATSLANSLSGINGSPISKLTIGSNQCTEDDLLSEVEPQLKKTKLEVWLNGRRETPSNEMASLRLGPSPMQISPKMDNTVLKTLPIDLQREVSRPWPTTSKPKPNNILKYFIANK
- the LOC122629076 gene encoding nudC domain-containing protein 3; protein product: MSLEDWKKKEKLCYASQENMINTVQEEMFPYVSEEVEVRTSTDIEDEVQNRGGNVRPLQPSDSYNGAIRDTYIWSQTITDIDVLVKLPKSPLKAKDLRVSIETQRIKIEATQRHETCNKSTKDPKWTTIFEGELIFKTKKDESVWSLVSGYVSIHLEKVSERWWDALIMEEPKIELNKIDCSRNLDEMGLTEQMKVEELMWNHQQKLLGKPTSDQLKMEAIMKKAWNAKGSPFQGTSYDPSIIKFN